A single region of the Rhodococcus sp. W8901 genome encodes:
- the fgd gene encoding glucose-6-phosphate dehydrogenase (coenzyme-F420) yields the protein MVQGLKLGLKASAEQFGPRDLVELGVMAEEHGLDSVTVSDHFQPWRHNGGHAPFSIAWMTAVGERTQRLQLGTSVMTPTFRYNPAVVAQAFATMGCLYPGRVMLGVGTGEALNEIATGFKGEWPEFKERFARLRESVQLMRDLWTGDRVDFEGEYYSTKGASIYDVPEGGIPVYVAAGGPVVARYAGRAGDGFICTSGKGMDLYTEKLIPAVKEGAEKAARNFADIDRMIEIKISYDTDADAALENTRFWAPLSLTAEQKHSIDDPIEMEAAADALPIEQVAKRWIVASDPDEAVAQIKPYIDAGLNHLVFHAPGHDQKRFLDLFERDLAPRLRALA from the coding sequence GTGGTACAGGGACTGAAGTTGGGTTTGAAGGCGTCCGCGGAGCAGTTCGGACCGCGTGACCTGGTGGAACTGGGCGTGATGGCCGAGGAACACGGCCTCGACAGTGTCACCGTCAGCGACCACTTCCAGCCGTGGCGGCACAACGGTGGCCACGCACCGTTCTCGATCGCCTGGATGACGGCGGTCGGCGAGCGCACCCAGCGCCTGCAGCTCGGCACCTCGGTGATGACGCCGACGTTCCGCTACAACCCGGCGGTCGTCGCGCAGGCGTTCGCGACGATGGGCTGCCTGTACCCGGGGCGCGTCATGCTCGGTGTCGGCACCGGTGAGGCGCTCAACGAGATCGCGACCGGTTTCAAGGGCGAATGGCCCGAGTTCAAGGAGCGTTTCGCGCGCCTGCGCGAGTCGGTGCAGCTGATGCGCGACCTGTGGACCGGCGACCGGGTCGACTTCGAGGGCGAGTACTACAGCACCAAGGGCGCCTCGATCTACGACGTTCCCGAGGGCGGCATCCCGGTGTACGTGGCGGCCGGTGGCCCCGTCGTGGCGCGCTACGCGGGCCGCGCCGGCGACGGCTTCATCTGCACGTCCGGCAAGGGCATGGACCTATATACCGAGAAGCTGATCCCCGCCGTCAAGGAGGGGGCCGAGAAGGCGGCCCGCAACTTCGCGGACATCGACCGGATGATCGAGATCAAGATCTCGTACGACACCGACGCCGACGCCGCGCTCGAGAACACCCGGTTCTGGGCGCCGCTGTCGCTGACGGCGGAGCAGAAGCACTCCATCGACGATCCGATCGAGATGGAGGCGGCCGCCGACGCGCTGCCCATCGAGCAGGTCGCCAAGCGGTGGATCGTGGCGTCGGATCCGGACGAGGCCGTCGCGCAGATCAAGCCGTACATCGACGCGGGCCTCAACCACCTGGTGTTCCACGCGCCCGGTCACGACCAGAAGCGGTTCCTGGACCTCTTCGAGCGCGACCTCGCCCCGCGCCTGCGCGCCCTGGCCTGA
- a CDS encoding serine/threonine-protein kinase, which yields MAGKDAAEEHTVDTGEIAQTRATQHADEPMSTQESAPTTGRRARTQRTRTVSRRRLGDGLVEVPPVPLRGPASAVLTDPHVPERKRFCWKCNKPVGRSTDGEPGPTSGICANCGSRFEFAPLLAPGMVIAGQYEVQGCIAHGGLGWIYLAIDRNVDDRWVVLKGLLQLGDAESRAVAASERQFLAEVEHPSIVKIYNFVEFQKEGSPPAGYLVMEYVGGNSLRDILSTYRRPDRLPVDQAVAYILEILPALEYLHSIGLAYNDLKPDNIMVTDEQVKLIDLGAVAPLESYGYLYGTPGFQAPEITETGPTVASDIYTVGRTLAALTLDLPSENGRYVDGLPSPERAPLLAEYDSYRRLLLRAIDPDPDRRFGSARELSAQLTGVLREIVSRQDDQEHPALSTVFSRQRATFGADGFVEQTDVFVDGVERARKLDAHKVAQALAVPLVDSDDPGAALVNAAAHSDPQLMLDVLDRAREGRSGEVLKSVELPLAEVRSYLDLGEASRARQLLRPLALTHPHDWRIEWYRGLASLLSNELTSAYASFDAVYSALPGEVAPKLALGATAELLLDHSDEEGVDRWRIPAVSYYETVWRIDRNVVSAAFGSARRRAADGDVHGAVTALDQVPTGSRSYGLARMTAVLTYLAVRPIRKITEATLRESARRVQALPRAESRGPQMRTVVLGTALQWLLEGHTPTTAREPLLGVPFTERGLRAGTESSLRAMARSAPTPTHRYTLVDLANAVRPRSLF from the coding sequence ATGGCGGGAAAGGATGCGGCAGAAGAGCATACGGTCGACACGGGCGAGATCGCGCAGACGCGCGCCACACAGCACGCGGACGAGCCGATGTCGACCCAGGAGAGCGCACCCACCACCGGGCGCCGGGCCCGCACGCAACGCACCCGGACGGTCTCACGACGTCGACTCGGAGACGGACTGGTGGAGGTGCCACCCGTCCCGCTGCGCGGTCCCGCGTCCGCAGTCCTCACCGATCCGCACGTCCCGGAGCGCAAACGGTTCTGCTGGAAATGCAACAAGCCGGTGGGACGGTCCACCGACGGCGAACCGGGCCCGACGTCCGGTATCTGCGCCAACTGCGGGTCCCGCTTCGAGTTCGCGCCACTACTCGCCCCCGGCATGGTGATCGCCGGCCAGTACGAGGTGCAGGGGTGTATCGCCCACGGCGGCCTCGGGTGGATCTACCTCGCGATCGACCGCAACGTCGACGACCGGTGGGTGGTCCTCAAGGGTCTTCTCCAACTCGGCGACGCCGAGTCCCGCGCCGTCGCCGCATCCGAACGACAGTTCCTCGCCGAGGTGGAGCACCCGAGCATCGTCAAGATCTACAACTTCGTCGAATTCCAGAAGGAAGGCTCCCCGCCGGCCGGATACCTGGTGATGGAGTACGTGGGCGGTAACTCGTTGCGCGACATCCTGTCCACCTACCGGCGACCCGACCGGTTGCCCGTCGATCAGGCCGTCGCGTACATCCTCGAGATCCTGCCTGCCCTCGAGTACCTGCACTCCATCGGCCTGGCGTACAACGACCTCAAGCCCGACAACATCATGGTCACCGACGAACAGGTCAAGCTGATCGACCTGGGCGCCGTCGCACCCCTCGAGAGCTACGGCTACCTGTACGGCACCCCCGGTTTCCAGGCACCCGAGATCACCGAGACCGGGCCCACCGTCGCGTCCGACATCTACACCGTCGGCCGCACTCTCGCCGCACTCACGCTCGATCTGCCGTCCGAGAACGGCCGCTACGTGGACGGACTGCCGTCCCCCGAGCGGGCCCCGCTGCTCGCCGAGTACGACTCGTACCGACGGCTGCTGCTGCGCGCGATCGATCCCGACCCGGACCGTCGATTCGGTTCCGCCCGCGAGTTGTCCGCTCAGCTCACCGGGGTCCTGCGAGAGATCGTCTCCCGCCAGGACGACCAGGAGCATCCCGCCCTGTCCACCGTCTTCAGCCGCCAACGCGCGACGTTCGGCGCGGACGGGTTCGTGGAACAGACCGACGTGTTCGTGGACGGCGTCGAGCGCGCACGAAAACTCGACGCCCACAAGGTTGCCCAGGCTCTCGCGGTGCCGCTGGTGGACTCCGACGATCCCGGTGCCGCACTGGTCAACGCCGCGGCGCACAGCGATCCGCAGTTGATGCTGGACGTCCTCGATCGGGCGCGGGAGGGCCGCTCCGGCGAGGTGCTGAAGTCGGTGGAACTGCCGCTCGCGGAGGTGCGCTCGTACCTCGATCTCGGCGAGGCGAGCCGGGCCCGGCAACTGCTGCGGCCGCTGGCCCTGACGCACCCGCACGACTGGCGCATCGAGTGGTACCGAGGGCTCGCGTCGTTGTTGTCGAACGAACTGACCTCCGCCTACGCATCTTTCGACGCCGTGTACTCGGCACTGCCCGGCGAGGTGGCGCCCAAACTCGCCCTCGGTGCGACCGCCGAGCTGCTGCTCGATCACAGCGACGAGGAGGGAGTCGACCGCTGGCGGATTCCGGCCGTCTCCTACTACGAGACGGTGTGGCGGATCGATCGCAACGTCGTCAGTGCCGCCTTCGGATCGGCCCGACGCCGCGCCGCCGACGGCGACGTCCACGGCGCGGTCACCGCCCTCGACCAGGTGCCGACCGGCTCGCGCAGCTACGGCCTCGCCCGGATGACGGCGGTCCTAACGTACCTCGCGGTGCGGCCGATCCGCAAGATCACCGAAGCCACGTTGCGAGAATCGGCTCGGCGCGTGCAGGCCCTGCCGCGGGCCGAGAGCCGCGGGCCGCAGATGCGGACCGTGGTGCTCGGCACCGCGCTCCAATGGCTCCTCGAGGGGCACACCCCCACCACCGCGCGCGAGCCGCTGCTCGGTGTTCCCTTCACCGAACGCGGCCTGCGCGCGGGGACGGAGTCCTCACTGCGAGCGATGGCGCGCAGTGCGCCTACGCCCACTCACCGCTATACGCTCGTGGATCTTGCGAACGCCGTCCGTCCGCGAAGCCTGTTCTGA
- a CDS encoding nitroreductase/quinone reductase family protein, whose protein sequence is MSESSFPDVRWGSENSILRGPGTAFAATGLGSWTIRRLAGVDRRLLLRSKGRYTILGPIGAPTVLLNTVGRKSGQRRTSPLLYIRDGDRLVVVGSNFGQAHHPAWTSNLLAQPEASVTMAGRDIPVLAEQVDGEEKDRLYKQFVELAGAYAVYQGRTDRNLRMFALTRR, encoded by the coding sequence ATGAGCGAATCGTCATTCCCGGACGTCCGGTGGGGTTCGGAGAACAGCATCCTGCGCGGGCCGGGCACCGCGTTCGCGGCGACCGGGCTGGGGTCGTGGACCATCCGCCGGCTCGCCGGGGTGGACCGTCGACTGCTCCTGCGCAGCAAGGGCCGCTACACGATCCTCGGCCCCATCGGCGCGCCGACGGTCCTGCTCAACACGGTCGGGCGCAAGTCCGGGCAGCGCCGCACCAGCCCGCTGCTGTACATCCGTGACGGCGACCGTCTGGTGGTCGTGGGCAGCAACTTCGGGCAGGCGCACCACCCGGCGTGGACGTCGAACCTGCTCGCGCAGCCCGAGGCGAGCGTGACGATGGCCGGACGCGACATCCCCGTCCTCGCGGAGCAGGTCGACGGCGAGGAGAAGGACCGGCTGTACAAGCAGTTCGTCGAACTGGCCGGCGCGTACGCCGTCTACCAGGGCCGCACCGACCGGAACCTGCGGATGTTCGCCCTCACCCGCCGCTGA
- a CDS encoding suppressor of fused domain protein, translating to MEASEEVRAAARRIGDVFGVPPQVLRFRAAVDPDGDGEEPPEVSIAVGDGCPAPGYASYATLDMERFPTNVTTGDGRPIRTELITVGRADYRLLSDVLAQCAFQIASGSLHVTPNTIVPNAVHAADPDRSTRHVLLVVPFIWSALEILVERDEDVTTWLQAVPITDAELQFASRLGADELFTRLESAGADVSDIDRPSVV from the coding sequence ATGGAAGCCAGCGAGGAAGTCCGGGCCGCGGCACGCCGAATCGGTGACGTATTCGGCGTGCCGCCGCAGGTGTTGCGGTTCCGGGCGGCGGTCGATCCGGACGGAGACGGCGAGGAACCGCCCGAGGTGTCGATCGCGGTCGGCGACGGATGCCCCGCCCCGGGCTACGCGTCCTACGCGACTCTCGACATGGAGCGGTTCCCGACGAACGTCACCACCGGGGACGGCCGCCCGATTCGCACCGAGCTGATCACCGTCGGACGCGCCGACTATCGGCTCCTGTCCGACGTCCTCGCCCAGTGCGCGTTCCAGATCGCGTCCGGATCCCTGCACGTCACCCCGAACACCATCGTTCCCAACGCCGTTCACGCAGCGGATCCGGACCGTTCCACCCGGCACGTGCTGCTCGTCGTCCCGTTCATCTGGTCTGCGCTCGAGATCCTCGTCGAACGAGACGAGGATGTGACCACATGGTTGCAGGCGGTGCCGATCACCGACGCCGAGTTGCAGTTCGCCTCCCGGTTGGGCGCCGACGAGCTGTTCACACGACTCGAATCGGCGGGCGCCGACGTGTCCGACATCGACCGCCCCTCCGTGGTCTGA
- a CDS encoding acetate kinase: protein MTERIVLVINSGSSSIKFQLVHPVAGDAVGSGLVERIGEPVGRIVYRHPGGVIERVLYIPDHAAGLRAAEEVIAETGPPLRERGIVAVGHRVVHGGAVFHEPVLIDDAVLKELRRLSPLAPLHNPPNVVGIEVARKLLPDVPHVAVFDTAFFHTLPDAAATYAIDAEVARANRVRRYGFHGTSHEYVSGRAAAFVGRDDAELNQIVLHLGNGASASAIRGGRAIDTSMGMTPLEGLVMGTRSGDLDPGVILHLARNAGMKVDEIDDLLNRHSGLKGLCGVNDFRALLGLVADGDGAAKLAYDVYVHRLRRYIGAYLVELGGVDVITFTGGVGENNVDVRRDALAGLDRLGIVVDETLNQSPDRGERRISTEGSSVEVLVVPTNEELAIARKAIALT from the coding sequence GTGACCGAACGTATTGTGCTGGTGATCAATTCGGGGTCGTCGTCGATCAAGTTCCAACTGGTCCACCCGGTGGCGGGTGATGCTGTGGGCTCGGGTCTGGTGGAGCGGATCGGGGAGCCGGTGGGACGGATCGTCTACCGCCACCCGGGCGGCGTGATCGAACGCGTGCTCTACATTCCAGATCATGCGGCGGGCCTGCGCGCTGCCGAAGAGGTGATCGCCGAGACCGGCCCGCCGCTGCGCGAGCGCGGCATCGTCGCCGTCGGTCACCGGGTGGTCCACGGCGGCGCGGTGTTCCACGAGCCCGTCCTGATCGACGACGCGGTTCTGAAGGAGTTGCGGCGGCTGTCGCCCCTCGCGCCGCTGCACAATCCGCCGAACGTGGTCGGGATCGAGGTGGCGCGCAAGCTGTTGCCGGACGTCCCGCACGTCGCGGTGTTCGATACCGCGTTCTTCCACACGCTGCCCGACGCGGCCGCGACGTATGCGATCGACGCGGAGGTGGCGCGCGCGAATCGAGTGAGGCGCTACGGGTTCCACGGAACCTCGCACGAGTACGTGAGCGGGCGGGCGGCGGCGTTCGTCGGCCGCGACGACGCGGAGCTGAACCAGATCGTCCTGCACCTCGGCAACGGGGCGTCGGCGTCCGCGATCCGCGGAGGGCGTGCGATCGACACGTCGATGGGCATGACACCGCTCGAGGGTCTGGTGATGGGCACCCGCAGCGGCGACCTGGATCCCGGCGTCATCCTGCATCTGGCCCGCAACGCCGGGATGAAGGTGGACGAGATCGACGACCTGCTCAACCGGCACTCGGGGCTCAAGGGCCTGTGCGGTGTGAACGACTTTCGCGCGTTGCTGGGGCTCGTCGCCGACGGGGACGGGGCCGCGAAGCTCGCCTACGACGTGTACGTGCACCGGCTGCGCCGCTACATCGGCGCGTACCTCGTCGAACTCGGCGGCGTCGACGTCATCACGTTCACCGGTGGGGTGGGGGAGAACAACGTCGACGTCCGGCGCGACGCCCTTGCGGGTCTCGACCGTCTCGGTATCGTGGTCGACGAGACCCTCAACCAGTCGCCCGATCGGGGCGAGCGCCGCATCAGCACAGAGGGTTCCTCGGTCGAGGTGCTCGTCGTTCCCACCAACGAGGAGCTCGCGATTGCACGGAAGGCGATCGCGTTGACCTGA
- the ctaD gene encoding aa3-type cytochrome oxidase subunit I gives MVANPEIDTAPPRTLTPSRPTTAGRAATGSKGSFIYKMITTTDPKVLGIMYLVTAFAFFLIGGLMALLMRSELAIPGLQFLSNEQFNQLFTMHGTIMLLLYATPVVFGFANYIVPLQIGAPDVSFPRLNALSYWFYLFGGLIATAGFITPGGAADFGWTAYVPLSNAVHTPGVGADLWIIGLALGGVGTILGGVNFITTIVCLRAPGMTMFRMPIFTWNILITSLLILLVFPLLAAALIGLWVDRHLGAHLFDPATGGVMLWQHLFWFFGHPEVYVIALPFFGIVSEIFPVFSRKPIFGYSGLVYATMGIAALSIAVWAHHMYATGAVLLPFFSFMTFLIAVPTGVKFFNWIGTMWRGQLTFESPMLFSVGFLVTFLFGGLSGVLLASPPLDFHVTDTYFVVAHFHYVLFGTIVFATYAGIYFWFPKMTGRMMDERLAKWHFWTTLVGFHLTFLVQHWLGASGMPRRYADYLPTDGFTTLNTISTVGSFILGASTLPFLWNVFKSYRYGQIVTVDDPWGYGNSLEWATTCPPPRHNFTELPRIRSERPAFELHYPHMVDRMRDEAHVGLGHGKDKNADTVAELQHETRV, from the coding sequence ATGGTTGCCAACCCCGAGATCGACACAGCTCCACCACGCACGCTGACACCGTCGCGGCCGACGACGGCAGGTCGTGCGGCAACAGGTTCCAAGGGGTCGTTCATCTACAAGATGATCACGACCACCGATCCCAAGGTGCTCGGGATCATGTACCTCGTCACCGCGTTCGCGTTCTTCCTCATCGGTGGCCTCATGGCGCTGCTGATGCGGAGCGAGTTGGCGATCCCGGGTCTGCAGTTCCTGTCGAACGAGCAGTTCAACCAGCTGTTCACGATGCACGGCACGATCATGCTGCTGCTGTACGCGACCCCGGTCGTGTTCGGCTTCGCCAACTACATCGTTCCGCTGCAGATCGGCGCGCCGGATGTCAGCTTCCCGCGCCTGAACGCGCTGAGCTACTGGTTCTACCTGTTCGGTGGCCTGATCGCGACGGCCGGTTTCATCACCCCGGGTGGTGCCGCCGACTTCGGCTGGACGGCCTACGTGCCGCTGTCGAATGCGGTGCACACACCGGGGGTCGGCGCGGACCTGTGGATCATCGGATTGGCGCTCGGTGGTGTCGGCACCATCCTCGGTGGCGTCAACTTCATCACCACCATCGTGTGCCTGCGTGCCCCCGGTATGACCATGTTCCGGATGCCGATCTTCACGTGGAACATCCTCATCACGTCGCTGCTGATCCTGCTGGTGTTCCCGCTGCTCGCTGCCGCGCTGATCGGTCTGTGGGTGGATCGTCACCTCGGTGCGCACCTGTTCGACCCGGCGACCGGCGGAGTGATGTTGTGGCAGCACCTGTTCTGGTTCTTCGGTCACCCCGAGGTGTACGTGATCGCGCTGCCGTTCTTCGGCATCGTCTCGGAGATCTTCCCGGTCTTCTCGCGTAAGCCGATCTTCGGTTACAGCGGCCTGGTGTACGCGACCATGGGCATCGCGGCCCTGTCGATCGCGGTGTGGGCGCACCACATGTACGCCACCGGTGCGGTGCTGCTGCCGTTCTTCTCCTTCATGACGTTCCTCATCGCTGTCCCGACCGGTGTGAAGTTCTTCAACTGGATCGGCACCATGTGGCGTGGACAGCTCACGTTCGAGTCGCCGATGCTGTTCTCGGTCGGCTTCCTCGTGACCTTCCTCTTCGGCGGCCTGTCGGGCGTCCTGCTGGCGAGCCCGCCGCTCGACTTCCACGTCACCGACACGTATTTCGTCGTCGCGCACTTCCACTACGTGCTCTTCGGCACCATCGTGTTCGCGACCTATGCCGGCATCTACTTCTGGTTCCCGAAGATGACCGGCCGCATGATGGACGAGCGCCTCGCGAAGTGGCACTTCTGGACCACGCTGGTCGGCTTTCACCTCACCTTCCTGGTCCAGCACTGGCTCGGTGCGTCGGGCATGCCGCGTCGCTACGCGGACTACCTGCCCACCGACGGCTTCACCACGCTGAACACGATCTCGACGGTCGGCTCGTTCATCCTCGGTGCCTCGACGCTGCCGTTCCTGTGGAACGTCTTCAAGAGCTACCGCTACGGGCAGATAGTCACCGTCGACGACCCGTGGGGCTACGGCAACTCGCTCGAGTGGGCCACCACCTGCCCGCCGCCGCGCCACAACTTCACCGAGCTGCCCCGGATCCGTTCGGAGCGTCCGGCGTTCGAGCTGCACTACCCGCACATGGTCGACCGCATGCGCGACGAGGCCCACGTGGGACTGGGGCACGGCAAGGACAAGAACGCGGACACGGTCGCCGAACTGCAGCACGAGACGAGGGTCTGA
- the pta gene encoding phosphate acetyltransferase yields MADSGTVSSVYIASPEGDTGKSTVALGVLHMLCASTARVGVFRPIARGTDETDHIHELLVEHTTADLSYEQCLGVTYEQVHADPDGALSEIVSRYHQVAEQCDAVVIVGSDYTDVASPSELGYNARIAANLEAPVLLTLRGARRTPHEVAQLANLCTAELATQHAHLVAIVVNRCDPDRLEEYAAAPDAAGVPVWSLPEIPLLVAPTMAELLDAIDGELYSGDTALLQREALRVMVGGMTAEHILERLSEGTVVIAPGDRSDVLLALVNAHDAQGFPSLAGIIMNGGIAPHPAVAKLIDGLNPRLPILTTAMGTFDTASTAAQTRGRVGVASLRKVDTALSLMERRVDSRTLTDLLKLEIPSVMTPQMFEYQLIDRARADRKRIVLPEGDDDRILRAAGRLLRRQVVDLTILGDEAKVRGRAAELGVDLSSATVLDPHTSEYVSAFAAEYARLRAHRGMTIERAREIMADISYFGTMMVHKGIADGMVSGAAHTTAHTIRPSLEIIKTQPGVSTVSSVFLMCLSDRVLAYGDCAVVPDPTAEQLADIAISSADTAARFGIESRVAMLSYSTGESGTGIGVDKVRTATALVRERRPDLPVEGPIQYDAAVEPTVASAKLPGSAVAGRATVFVFPDLNTGNNTYKAVQRSAGAVAVGPVLQGLNKPVNDLSRGALVQDIVNTVAITAIQAQGVSS; encoded by the coding sequence ATGGCTGATTCGGGCACCGTGTCGAGCGTCTACATTGCCTCGCCGGAGGGCGATACCGGGAAGTCCACGGTCGCGTTGGGTGTGCTGCACATGCTGTGCGCGTCCACTGCGCGAGTGGGGGTGTTCCGGCCGATCGCGCGCGGCACCGACGAGACCGACCACATTCACGAACTGCTCGTCGAGCACACCACCGCGGACCTGAGCTACGAGCAGTGCCTGGGCGTGACGTACGAGCAGGTGCACGCCGACCCGGACGGCGCCCTCAGTGAGATCGTCTCCCGCTACCACCAGGTGGCCGAGCAGTGCGACGCAGTCGTGATCGTCGGCAGCGACTACACCGACGTCGCGAGCCCCAGCGAGCTCGGCTACAACGCGCGGATCGCGGCCAACCTCGAGGCGCCGGTGCTGCTGACGTTGCGCGGGGCCCGCCGCACGCCGCACGAGGTGGCGCAGCTCGCGAACCTGTGCACCGCCGAGCTGGCGACCCAGCACGCGCATCTCGTCGCGATAGTCGTCAACCGCTGCGATCCCGATCGGCTCGAGGAGTACGCGGCCGCGCCGGACGCGGCCGGGGTGCCGGTGTGGAGCCTGCCGGAGATTCCGCTGCTGGTCGCCCCGACGATGGCCGAACTGCTCGACGCCATCGACGGCGAGCTGTACAGCGGTGACACCGCGCTCCTACAGCGTGAGGCGCTGCGGGTGATGGTAGGCGGCATGACTGCCGAGCACATCCTCGAGCGGCTGTCCGAGGGCACCGTCGTCATCGCGCCGGGCGACAGGTCCGACGTGCTGCTCGCTCTCGTCAATGCCCATGATGCACAGGGGTTTCCGTCGCTGGCCGGAATCATCATGAACGGCGGGATCGCGCCGCATCCCGCCGTGGCGAAGCTGATCGACGGACTGAACCCACGGCTGCCGATCCTCACCACCGCGATGGGCACGTTCGACACCGCGAGCACCGCGGCGCAGACCCGCGGCCGGGTCGGGGTCGCCTCGCTGCGCAAGGTCGACACCGCACTGAGCCTGATGGAGCGGCGGGTGGACTCGCGGACCCTGACGGATCTCCTGAAGCTCGAGATCCCGTCGGTGATGACCCCGCAGATGTTCGAGTACCAGTTGATCGACCGCGCTCGTGCCGACCGCAAGCGCATCGTTCTGCCCGAGGGCGACGACGATCGGATCCTGCGCGCCGCGGGCAGGCTGCTGCGCCGGCAGGTGGTGGATCTGACGATCCTCGGTGACGAGGCGAAGGTGCGTGGGCGGGCCGCCGAGCTGGGTGTGGACCTGTCGTCGGCCACCGTCCTGGACCCGCACACGTCCGAGTACGTCTCCGCGTTCGCGGCCGAGTACGCCCGGCTGCGGGCGCACCGCGGCATGACGATCGAACGGGCCCGGGAGATCATGGCCGACATCTCGTACTTCGGAACGATGATGGTGCACAAGGGGATTGCCGACGGGATGGTGTCCGGTGCGGCGCACACGACGGCGCACACGATTCGGCCGTCGCTCGAGATCATCAAGACCCAGCCAGGGGTGTCGACTGTGTCGAGCGTGTTCCTGATGTGCCTGTCGGACCGGGTCCTGGCGTACGGGGACTGCGCGGTGGTGCCGGATCCGACAGCCGAGCAGCTGGCCGACATCGCGATCTCGTCGGCCGACACGGCCGCCCGATTCGGGATCGAGTCGCGCGTCGCGATGCTGTCGTATTCGACGGGAGAATCCGGTACGGGCATCGGCGTGGACAAGGTGCGTACCGCGACCGCCCTAGTGCGCGAGCGGCGCCCCGACCTGCCGGTGGAAGGCCCCATTCAGTACGACGCCGCGGTGGAGCCCACGGTCGCGAGCGCGAAGCTGCCCGGTTCGGCGGTGGCGGGCCGGGCCACGGTGTTCGTCTTCCCGGACCTCAACACCGGCAACAACACGTACAAGGCGGTGCAACGCAGCGCGGGCGCCGTCGCGGTGGGGCCGGTCCTGCAGGGTCTGAACAAGCCGGTGAACGATCTGTCCCGCGGCGCGCTGGTCCAGGACATCGTCAACACCGTCGCGATCACGGCGATCCAGGCGCAGGGGGTGTCGTCGTGA
- a CDS encoding glutamate ABC transporter substrate-binding protein — MPLRHLATTVVVVGVVAAVAAGCSTPPDPYTLPPTETYSVAPLPEGASIVTSVPTPTPPVDCGDPTASLRPFPAGEIPPSASLDAIRERGRLVVGLDTGSNLMSFRNPATGDIEGFDVDVAREIARDLLGSPDKVEFRILTSSEREQALKDSRVDIVARTMSITCDRRQRVDFSTVYYQAQQRILVMAGSPVTDVADLAGKRVCAVAGTRSLERIVRAQPDATVVTVPTWSDCLVMLQQRQVDAISTDDTLLAGMSTQDPYLRMVGPSLGPEPYGIGITKGNDDLVRFVNGTLERIRNDGTWERIYQRWLSGLGPSPGPPPPTYRD; from the coding sequence ATGCCGCTTCGGCACCTTGCGACAACCGTCGTGGTCGTCGGGGTGGTGGCCGCGGTCGCCGCCGGGTGCTCGACGCCACCCGACCCGTACACCCTCCCGCCCACCGAGACGTACAGCGTTGCGCCGCTACCGGAGGGGGCGTCGATCGTGACCTCGGTGCCGACCCCGACACCGCCGGTGGACTGTGGAGACCCGACCGCCAGCCTGCGACCGTTCCCGGCCGGCGAGATACCGCCCAGCGCGTCGCTCGACGCCATCCGCGAACGCGGTCGGCTCGTCGTCGGGCTGGACACCGGCAGCAACCTGATGAGCTTCCGCAATCCCGCGACCGGGGACATCGAGGGCTTCGACGTCGACGTCGCCCGGGAGATCGCCCGCGACCTGCTGGGCAGCCCCGACAAGGTGGAGTTCCGGATCCTCACCTCATCCGAACGTGAACAGGCCCTGAAGGATTCGAGAGTCGATATCGTCGCCCGGACGATGAGCATCACGTGCGACCGGCGACAGCGGGTGGACTTCTCCACGGTGTACTACCAAGCGCAGCAGCGGATCCTGGTGATGGCGGGCTCCCCCGTCACCGACGTCGCGGACCTCGCCGGCAAACGGGTGTGCGCGGTCGCCGGCACCCGCTCCCTCGAACGCATCGTCCGGGCGCAACCCGACGCCACCGTCGTCACGGTCCCGACGTGGTCGGACTGCCTGGTGATGCTGCAGCAACGCCAGGTCGACGCGATCAGCACCGACGACACGCTGCTGGCCGGGATGTCGACGCAGGATCCGTATCTGCGGATGGTCGGACCGAGTCTGGGGCCGGAACCCTACGGCATCGGAATCACCAAGGGCAATGATGATCTGGTGCGATTCGTCAACGGCACACTGGAAAGGATCCGCAACGACGGCACGTGGGAGAGGATCTATCAGAGATGGCTCTCCGGACTGGGCCCCTCACCGGGACCACCACCCCCCACCTACCGGGACTGA